A DNA window from Bacillus carboniphilus contains the following coding sequences:
- a CDS encoding YppE family protein, which produces MEQKLLKLTDELIQNTETIKATFAEVKQANEKRDFYKEVKPFADQVKILLDEWEPLAIKWLKEHSVKNVHPQQIAHTTENLDMISIQCFFPETSLKRFRHYAESVEYVLKSLQKAIKDLNES; this is translated from the coding sequence GTGGAACAAAAACTTTTGAAGTTAACCGATGAATTAATACAAAATACTGAAACAATTAAAGCGACATTTGCAGAAGTTAAACAAGCTAATGAAAAAAGAGATTTCTATAAAGAAGTTAAACCATTTGCTGACCAAGTAAAGATACTACTGGATGAATGGGAACCGTTAGCTATCAAATGGCTAAAAGAACATTCTGTAAAGAACGTACACCCACAACAAATAGCACATACAACAGAAAATCTGGACATGATTTCCATTCAATGTTTTTTTCCAGAGACAAGTTTGAAGCGGTTTCGCCATTACGCTGAATCAGTGGAATATGTATTAAAAAGCTTACAAAAAGCCATTAAGGACTTAAACGAGTCATAG
- a CDS encoding DUF5590 domain-containing protein produces the protein MKKWIHIGIGLLVVVLILVSVLVYFSIQPQQEKKNIAYQVALEKSNLETTEDFHWFRYDKDYYVVGGKDTDGEKSFVWIAADSLDIIAEHKASEGLSEKEVLETYKDEWNINELVDVKLGYANERPLWEITFIDDQNKYTFLQVSFLTGDWIRYYQYRRGGGSS, from the coding sequence ATGAAAAAGTGGATCCATATAGGGATTGGATTGTTGGTTGTTGTTCTCATACTCGTTTCAGTATTAGTCTATTTCTCAATTCAACCACAGCAAGAAAAGAAAAATATCGCATATCAAGTAGCCCTTGAAAAATCAAACTTAGAAACAACAGAAGATTTTCATTGGTTTAGATATGATAAAGATTACTATGTGGTAGGGGGAAAGGACACAGACGGAGAAAAGAGCTTTGTCTGGATTGCTGCAGATAGCCTAGATATTATTGCCGAACATAAAGCATCGGAAGGATTGTCTGAGAAGGAAGTATTAGAAACCTATAAAGACGAATGGAACATAAATGAGTTAGTGGATGTTAAATTAGGCTATGCTAATGAACGTCCCTTATGGGAAATTACATTCATCGACGATCAGAATAAATATACATTTCTTCAGGTTTCCTTTTTAACTGGAGATTGGATTAGATATTATCAATACAGAAGAGGAGGCGGTTCTTCTTGA
- a CDS encoding DUF2515 family protein, with protein sequence MNIYPILQKLNNQFNRLTDGEVFELIQHQVRTANQDNISRTKAYRSFFQEYPEIKWAFLASMVSRNAGWNMCDLEGEWYPKILSPSFRYQLFLTYERANWLIFQDAYPQLLTYHYMTLLNRDLFHLLPKFHVSQFMGREWEHFKVYKDQNRLLYALIVNEQHLIQKPVIEDPILKHRVFKTKMFSLQDFFHYSCVLFPTLTGELYGASVTRFRDHRERIKLGKKLAFILFKPGLFPYFIAFSNEVEPTGSRWEYEQFQANKRFNHTPILRTTYPIIPHHVHQKSIVYWEKYYKVKKGWRDVEKPSNDIRLTDWYESKRHEVTAAISIEQVYHYRKRQKK encoded by the coding sequence ATGAATATTTACCCAATCCTTCAGAAACTAAACAACCAGTTCAATAGACTAACTGATGGGGAAGTGTTTGAGCTTATTCAACACCAGGTACGAACGGCCAATCAAGATAATATTTCTCGAACAAAAGCATATAGGTCATTTTTTCAAGAATATCCTGAAATCAAATGGGCATTCTTAGCAAGTATGGTTTCAAGAAATGCAGGATGGAATATGTGTGACCTAGAAGGGGAGTGGTATCCCAAAATATTATCTCCTTCATTTAGATATCAACTTTTTTTAACTTATGAAAGAGCGAATTGGCTCATTTTTCAGGATGCCTATCCACAGCTTTTGACTTACCACTATATGACGTTATTAAATCGCGATTTGTTTCACCTTTTACCGAAATTCCATGTCTCCCAATTTATGGGACGTGAATGGGAGCATTTCAAAGTATATAAAGACCAAAATCGATTATTGTATGCACTTATAGTGAATGAACAACACCTGATTCAAAAGCCTGTCATTGAAGACCCTATTTTAAAACATCGTGTCTTTAAGACAAAAATGTTTTCTTTACAAGATTTCTTTCACTATAGTTGTGTTTTATTTCCTACATTAACAGGAGAACTATATGGGGCGAGTGTTACCCGATTCCGTGATCATAGAGAAAGAATTAAACTTGGTAAAAAATTGGCTTTTATATTGTTTAAGCCAGGATTGTTTCCTTATTTTATTGCATTTTCTAATGAAGTTGAGCCAACAGGTTCTAGGTGGGAGTATGAACAATTCCAAGCCAATAAAAGATTTAATCATACACCAATCTTACGTACTACATACCCGATAATTCCTCACCATGTTCATCAAAAGTCAATCGTATACTGGGAAAAGTATTACAAAGTTAAAAAAGGTTGGAGAGATGTAGAAAAGCCCAGTAATGATATCCGATTAACAGATTGGTACGAATCGAAGCGACATGAAGTAACAGCTGCCATTTCTATTGAGCAGGTATATCATTATAGAAAAAGGCAGAAAAAATAA
- the asnS gene encoding asparagine--tRNA ligase, which translates to MKTTIREVSKFVDQEVKIGAWLANKRSSGKIAFLQLRDGTGFIQGVVVKSDVAEEVFTLAKTITQESSMYVTAVVQKDERSPLGYELLVKDIELISDSTDYPITPKEHGTEFLMDNRHLWLRSRKQHAVMKIRNEIIRATYEFFNKEGFVKIDPPILTGSAPEGTTELFHTKYFEEDAYLSQSGQLYMEAAAMALGKVFSFGPTFRAEKSKTRKHLIEFWMIEPEMAFYTQDDSLKVQEEYVSFLVQSVLENCKIELKTLDRDTSTLEKIQAPFPRISYDDAIKLLHEKGFDDIEWGDDFGAPHETAIADAYDKPVFILNYPTGIKPFYMQPHPDRDDVVLCADLIAPEGYGEIIGGSERIHDSELMKKRMEEHNLPLSAYEWYLDLTKYGSVPHSGFGLGLERTVAWISGVDHIRETIPFPRLLNRLYP; encoded by the coding sequence TTGAAAACGACAATAAGAGAAGTATCAAAATTTGTAGATCAAGAAGTGAAAATTGGAGCTTGGTTAGCGAATAAACGCTCAAGCGGAAAAATTGCCTTTTTACAATTAAGGGATGGGACTGGGTTCATCCAGGGTGTAGTAGTGAAAAGTGACGTTGCTGAGGAAGTGTTTACACTTGCTAAAACTATCACACAAGAAAGTTCGATGTATGTTACAGCAGTTGTGCAAAAGGACGAAAGATCTCCATTAGGTTATGAATTGCTAGTAAAAGATATAGAACTAATCAGTGATTCAACAGATTATCCAATCACACCGAAAGAGCACGGAACAGAATTTTTAATGGATAACCGTCATTTATGGCTCCGTTCCCGTAAGCAGCATGCTGTTATGAAAATCAGAAATGAAATCATTCGAGCTACTTATGAATTCTTCAATAAAGAAGGTTTTGTTAAAATTGATCCGCCTATCTTAACGGGAAGTGCTCCTGAAGGGACAACAGAACTTTTCCATACAAAGTATTTTGAAGAAGATGCTTATCTTTCACAAAGTGGTCAATTATATATGGAAGCAGCTGCAATGGCACTAGGAAAAGTATTTTCATTTGGCCCAACTTTCCGTGCAGAAAAATCAAAAACAAGAAAGCATCTAATTGAGTTCTGGATGATTGAGCCTGAAATGGCCTTTTATACACAGGATGATAGTTTGAAAGTACAAGAAGAATACGTAAGTTTCCTTGTACAATCTGTACTTGAGAACTGTAAAATAGAGTTGAAAACATTAGATCGTGATACGTCAACGCTAGAGAAGATTCAAGCTCCATTCCCTCGAATTTCTTATGATGATGCCATCAAATTATTGCATGAAAAAGGGTTTGATGACATTGAATGGGGGGATGACTTCGGAGCTCCTCATGAAACAGCAATTGCAGATGCTTATGATAAACCAGTATTTATCTTGAATTATCCAACTGGAATTAAACCATTCTATATGCAACCTCATCCTGATCGTGATGACGTTGTTCTATGTGCGGACTTAATTGCACCTGAAGGTTATGGTGAGATTATCGGTGGTTCCGAGAGAATTCATGATTCTGAGTTAATGAAGAAAAGAATGGAAGAGCATAATCTACCACTCTCTGCATATGAGTGGTATCTAGACTTAACAAAATACGGAAGTGTTCCGCACTCTGGATTTGGTCTAGGACTTGAGAGAACGGTTGCTTGGATTAGTGGTGTAGACCATATTCGTGAAACCATTCCATTCCCAAGACTATTAAATCGTTTATATCCTTAA
- a CDS encoding pyridoxal phosphate-dependent aminotransferase, which produces MKLSNRVAALSPSSTLAITAKAKQLKEEGKDVIGLGAGEPDFNTPQHIIDAAIKSMEEGKTKYTAADGLLELKKAIAHKLKVDQGLDYEPNEIIVSSGAKHSLYTLFQALLDEGDEVIVPSPYWVSYPEQVKLADGTPIIVEGKEENDFKITPGQLKEVISPNTKALIINSPSNPTGMLYSKEELTAIAEFCLENNLIIISDEIYEKLIYNQNSHFSIAQISPQVKDITVIINGVSKSHSMTGWRIGFAAGNKELIKAMTNLSSHSTSNPTTISQYGAIAAYGENQEPVEMMRKAFEERLEEVYAKLIEIPGFTCLKPQGAFYLFPNAKKAAEMTGFANVDDFAKALLDEALVAVVPGSGFGSPDNLRISYATSKELILEALDRINQFIHKHKK; this is translated from the coding sequence TTGAAACTTTCAAATCGGGTGGCAGCTTTAAGTCCTTCTTCAACGTTAGCCATTACAGCAAAGGCAAAACAATTAAAAGAAGAAGGGAAAGACGTCATTGGGTTAGGTGCAGGTGAACCTGATTTTAATACGCCACAGCATATTATTGATGCAGCTATTAAAAGTATGGAAGAAGGAAAAACAAAGTATACAGCTGCAGATGGTTTATTAGAGCTTAAAAAGGCAATAGCCCATAAATTAAAAGTAGACCAAGGTTTAGATTATGAACCAAATGAGATAATTGTCTCTTCTGGTGCAAAACACAGTTTATATACATTATTTCAGGCCTTATTAGATGAAGGTGACGAAGTTATTGTTCCATCTCCATACTGGGTGAGTTATCCAGAGCAAGTAAAATTGGCTGATGGGACCCCTATCATAGTAGAGGGGAAAGAAGAAAACGACTTTAAAATTACACCAGGTCAACTTAAAGAAGTAATTTCTCCAAACACGAAAGCGTTAATCATTAATTCTCCCTCAAACCCTACAGGGATGCTGTATTCGAAGGAGGAGTTAACCGCCATTGCTGAGTTTTGTCTAGAAAATAATCTGATTATTATTTCAGATGAAATCTATGAAAAATTAATCTATAATCAAAACTCTCATTTTTCCATTGCACAAATTTCTCCTCAGGTGAAAGATATAACCGTCATCATTAACGGGGTGTCAAAATCTCATTCTATGACAGGATGGAGAATTGGGTTCGCAGCAGGGAATAAGGAACTTATAAAAGCCATGACGAATTTATCGAGTCATAGTACATCCAACCCAACTACGATTTCTCAGTACGGAGCAATTGCAGCTTACGGTGAAAACCAAGAGCCGGTTGAAATGATGCGTAAGGCTTTTGAAGAGCGGTTAGAAGAAGTGTATGCGAAACTTATAGAAATACCAGGCTTCACTTGTTTAAAACCACAAGGAGCCTTCTATCTATTCCCAAATGCAAAAAAAGCGGCAGAGATGACAGGTTTTGCAAATGTAGATGACTTTGCTAAAGCATTATTAGATGAAGCGCTTGTAGCTGTAGTGCCGGGCTCTGGATTCGGATCTCCTGATAATTTAAGAATATCTTATGCTACTTCAAAAGAACTCATACTGGAAGCACTTGATAGAATCAATCAATTTATTCATAAACACAAAAAGTAA
- a CDS encoding YpoC family protein, translating to MTRLYPVPEEMKHDILMKQFEWEFDDQRLKGNSVIPSFFYELSYYSGLIGVRPWENRDEVIPLIIMEWNQERTKLHAIFKARRSKDAEPGMLRAIELFLVLVFWGNHKPVRLDGLEEQLIQLPVKPVNIQERLSFVISRPSLYPAFIQLGELFLEAEKQIIKSMALEKARKR from the coding sequence ATGACTAGGTTGTATCCAGTTCCAGAGGAAATGAAGCATGACATTCTCATGAAACAATTTGAATGGGAATTTGACGACCAAAGGTTAAAAGGAAACAGTGTTATTCCTTCTTTCTTTTATGAATTATCTTATTATAGTGGTCTTATTGGTGTAAGACCTTGGGAGAATCGGGATGAGGTAATTCCTCTCATAATAATGGAATGGAACCAGGAAAGAACCAAGTTACACGCCATCTTTAAAGCTAGGCGAAGTAAAGATGCCGAACCTGGAATGTTAAGAGCCATTGAATTATTTCTAGTCTTGGTATTTTGGGGGAATCATAAGCCAGTACGTTTAGATGGATTGGAAGAGCAACTGATTCAATTACCTGTAAAACCTGTAAACATACAGGAACGCCTTTCTTTTGTTATATCTCGACCGAGCTTGTATCCAGCCTTTATCCAGCTCGGGGAATTGTTTCTGGAAGCAGAAAAACAAATAATAAAGTCGATGGCACTTGAAAAAGCCAGAAAAAGATAA
- a CDS encoding PBP1A family penicillin-binding protein: protein MSEQYKSREQRRKQLATKKNKSKESKKGLAKKISLWVIALGIIGMILGGSVFAYWASQAPDLDPALLKDPVSSKIYDMNGNLVKELGTEKRDYIPFKDIPDIVKEAFLATEDARFYKHSGIDVIRIGGAVVANITDGFGAEGGSTITQQVIKNSFLSPKKTVERKVQEMWLAFQLEQEYEKDEIFEMYLNKIFMGEDIHGVATASQYYFGKPLKDLASEGTPKEVALAQAAMLAGLPQSPNGYDPFDNPERAKNRRDTVLYLMNKHGYISTEDMEKAQAVEMASMVSETNPKLAEEKDPYEDFVDYVIDEVQKKYPDYNIFTDGLKIYTTLDPNAQEVVYNTLETNQVVEFPDDEFQAGVTLLETKTGAIRAIGGGRNQDVQRGYNFATDTERQPGSTIKPILDYAPAIEYLKWSTYHQIVDEPYTYSKGQPVNNWDEDYYGQMSIRKALAMSRNIPAVKALQEVGLENAQDFAVSLGLPLQDEIYESYAIGGLRKGVSPLQMAGAYAAFGNEGIYTEPFAITKIELRDGSVIETKPKSKLVMQDYTAFMISDALKSVFQSSYNGTATMAHIPGLPQAGKTGTTNYTKEDREKHGIGNGDVPDSWMVGYTTQYTTAIWTGYSNYFQPVKAGYDQKIARHLYKAIMENVHANIDTPDFKVPGSVVKSPVEKGSNPPKLPSEYTPEDQIVYEWFVKGTQPTEVSEQFDLPDPVEKLEAVFDEESGEIVLTWEYGKGKEDEAENATTFDVEISLDDGPMQLVTTTPDLGLRLRDALPGAFYRFRVTAISGELRSEPVEVTVEIPEMESGNPWDDFFGDGDDDGDQDRGRGNGRGNGGEGDGEGEGEAPPPTDDDDGGETNPPPPEDGQ from the coding sequence ATGAGTGAACAATATAAAAGTCGAGAACAACGAAGAAAACAGCTTGCCACGAAGAAAAACAAATCAAAAGAAAGCAAAAAAGGCTTAGCTAAAAAGATCTCCCTTTGGGTAATCGCCTTAGGGATTATAGGGATGATTTTAGGTGGATCAGTATTTGCCTACTGGGCAAGTCAAGCTCCAGACTTAGATCCGGCACTTCTAAAAGACCCGGTGTCTTCAAAAATTTATGATATGAATGGAAATTTAGTAAAAGAATTAGGTACTGAAAAAAGGGATTATATCCCCTTTAAAGATATTCCCGATATAGTAAAGGAAGCTTTTCTAGCCACTGAAGATGCCAGATTTTATAAGCATAGTGGTATCGATGTTATTCGTATTGGTGGAGCAGTTGTCGCTAATATTACAGACGGCTTCGGTGCAGAAGGTGGAAGTACCATCACACAACAGGTAATAAAGAACTCTTTTCTTTCACCTAAGAAAACAGTTGAAAGAAAAGTTCAAGAAATGTGGTTAGCATTCCAGTTAGAGCAGGAATACGAAAAAGACGAGATTTTTGAAATGTACCTTAATAAAATCTTTATGGGTGAAGATATACATGGAGTTGCAACAGCATCTCAATATTACTTCGGTAAACCGTTAAAAGATTTAGCTTCAGAAGGTACGCCTAAAGAAGTAGCATTAGCACAAGCTGCTATGTTGGCTGGATTACCTCAAAGTCCGAATGGATATGACCCATTTGATAATCCAGAAAGAGCAAAAAATAGAAGAGACACCGTATTGTATTTAATGAATAAGCATGGATATATATCCACAGAGGATATGGAAAAAGCACAGGCTGTAGAAATGGCTAGCATGGTTAGCGAAACAAATCCTAAGCTTGCGGAAGAGAAAGATCCTTACGAAGACTTCGTGGATTATGTCATTGACGAAGTACAAAAGAAATACCCTGACTATAATATTTTTACAGATGGACTAAAAATCTATACGACTTTAGATCCAAACGCTCAAGAAGTGGTGTATAACACATTAGAAACCAACCAAGTGGTAGAATTTCCAGATGATGAATTTCAAGCTGGTGTTACCCTACTTGAAACGAAAACAGGTGCAATCCGAGCTATTGGCGGTGGAAGAAATCAGGATGTTCAAAGAGGATATAACTTTGCTACAGACACCGAGAGACAACCTGGTTCCACTATTAAACCAATTCTCGATTATGCACCGGCAATTGAATATTTAAAATGGTCTACTTACCATCAAATTGTTGATGAGCCATACACCTATTCAAAAGGGCAACCCGTTAATAACTGGGACGAAGATTACTATGGCCAAATGTCCATTCGTAAAGCATTAGCAATGTCTAGAAACATCCCAGCTGTTAAAGCACTTCAAGAAGTTGGATTAGAGAATGCCCAAGACTTTGCAGTTTCATTGGGACTCCCTCTTCAAGATGAAATTTATGAATCTTATGCAATTGGTGGATTAAGAAAAGGAGTATCCCCTCTTCAGATGGCTGGTGCATATGCTGCATTTGGTAACGAAGGGATTTATACAGAGCCTTTTGCAATAACAAAGATTGAATTAAGAGATGGCTCTGTCATTGAAACAAAACCAAAATCAAAACTCGTTATGCAAGACTATACAGCATTTATGATTTCGGATGCATTAAAGAGTGTGTTCCAGTCCTCTTATAACGGGACTGCCACTATGGCTCATATCCCTGGTCTTCCTCAAGCTGGTAAGACAGGTACAACAAACTATACGAAAGAGGACAGAGAAAAACATGGTATTGGAAACGGCGATGTTCCAGATTCCTGGATGGTGGGTTACACAACACAGTATACAACTGCGATTTGGACGGGATATAGCAACTACTTCCAACCAGTAAAAGCAGGATATGACCAGAAAATCGCTCGTCACTTGTATAAAGCCATCATGGAAAATGTTCATGCAAATATTGATACACCTGACTTTAAAGTACCGGGCAGTGTGGTAAAATCACCTGTAGAAAAAGGTTCGAATCCTCCTAAGCTTCCTAGTGAGTATACACCTGAGGATCAAATTGTATATGAATGGTTTGTGAAGGGAACTCAACCTACGGAAGTATCTGAACAATTTGACCTTCCGGATCCGGTTGAAAAACTAGAAGCTGTGTTTGATGAAGAATCTGGAGAAATCGTACTCACTTGGGAATATGGAAAAGGTAAAGAGGATGAAGCTGAAAATGCCACAACATTTGACGTTGAAATTTCATTAGATGATGGTCCAATGCAGCTGGTAACCACCACTCCAGATTTAGGGCTACGTTTAAGGGATGCTTTACCTGGTGCCTTCTATCGATTTAGAGTAACTGCCATATCCGGAGAACTTCGAAGTGAACCAGTAGAGGTCACAGTCGAAATACCTGAAATGGAGTCAGGAAACCCATGGGATGACTTCTTCGGTGATGGAGATGACGATGGTGACCAAGATCGTGGAAGAGGAAATGGCAGAGGTAATGGTGGAGAAGGTGACGGTGAAGGAGAAGGAGAAGCCCCACCACCGACAGATGATGATGACGGTGGGGAAACAAACCCACCACCACCAGAAGATGGTCAGTAA
- the recU gene encoding Holliday junction resolvase RecU has protein sequence MNIRYPNGRKYSKPQKETTAKKGIEYGKRGMTLEEDLNSTNDYYLRQGIAVIHKKPTPVQIVQVDYPKRSSAVIKEAYFRQPSTTDYNGVYKGYYIDFEAKETKNKTSFPLGNFHEHQINHIRGVLAQAGLAFIIIRFSHTDEIFLLEGRFLLEFWNRMLDGGRKSISKEEIEKVGYCLPIGYQPRIDYLKIIDRILQS, from the coding sequence ATGAACATTCGATATCCAAATGGTAGGAAGTATTCTAAACCCCAAAAAGAAACCACTGCCAAAAAAGGGATAGAATACGGTAAAAGGGGTATGACACTTGAGGAGGATTTAAATTCCACTAATGACTATTATTTGCGACAAGGGATAGCTGTTATTCATAAAAAACCAACCCCAGTGCAAATTGTTCAAGTTGATTATCCAAAAAGAAGTTCAGCAGTTATAAAAGAAGCTTATTTTAGACAGCCTTCCACAACTGACTATAATGGTGTTTATAAGGGGTACTATATTGATTTCGAAGCGAAAGAAACCAAAAATAAAACCTCTTTCCCTCTAGGGAATTTTCATGAACATCAAATTAACCATATAAGAGGTGTGCTAGCTCAAGCAGGTTTAGCCTTTATTATTATTCGATTTTCTCATACAGATGAAATATTTTTATTAGAAGGACGTTTTCTACTCGAATTTTGGAATCGTATGTTAGATGGCGGGAGAAAATCTATCTCAAAGGAAGAAATTGAAAAGGTAGGTTATTGTCTTCCCATCGGTTATCAACCTAGAATTGATTATTTAAAAATAATAGACAGGATTCTACAGTCCTGA
- a CDS encoding DnaD domain-containing protein, which produces MNQNQFIELMQGGSVFLPAPLLEHYKDLGLTEEEFTLLLHLQSFIERGNSFPTYQELAGRTTLSNEQCAYLLRKLIQKGFLKIEKGKTDDDILFEQFSLVALWEKLYQFLQKDKNRVDTVDRQNQEAQLYQTFEKEFGRPLSPFEAETLSMWLDDDQQSIELILVALKEAVLSGKLNFRYIDRILFDWKRNGIKTPKEATEQGRKFRLHQKQKKEQANTTQQSRDLPFYNWLEEE; this is translated from the coding sequence ATGAATCAAAATCAATTCATTGAGTTAATGCAAGGTGGTTCTGTTTTTCTGCCTGCCCCTTTATTAGAACATTATAAAGATTTGGGGTTAACGGAGGAAGAATTTACATTACTTTTGCATCTTCAATCTTTTATAGAAAGAGGAAACTCATTCCCGACTTATCAAGAGTTGGCAGGTAGGACCACTCTCTCCAATGAGCAATGTGCTTATCTTCTTAGGAAGCTTATTCAAAAGGGGTTTTTAAAGATTGAAAAGGGAAAAACAGATGATGATATTCTGTTTGAACAATTTAGCTTAGTAGCCCTTTGGGAAAAGTTATATCAATTTCTGCAAAAAGACAAAAACAGAGTGGACACTGTAGATCGTCAGAATCAAGAAGCACAGTTGTATCAAACGTTTGAAAAAGAATTTGGTCGCCCATTATCACCTTTCGAGGCAGAAACACTTTCCATGTGGTTAGATGATGACCAACAATCGATAGAACTCATTTTAGTGGCATTAAAAGAAGCTGTTCTATCTGGAAAGTTGAATTTTAGATATATTGATCGCATTTTATTTGATTGGAAACGGAATGGGATTAAAACACCAAAGGAAGCGACTGAACAAGGTCGTAAGTTCAGGCTTCATCAAAAACAGAAGAAAGAACAAGCAAATACGACACAACAATCTAGAGACTTGCCGTTTTATAACTGGTTAGAAGAAGAGTAA
- a CDS encoding YppG family protein gives MRGRFGMQRNVMSPYPTMSSVNGYSAQMFPQSVYHPNHVPQLHSYMHPSQPLHATGLPYQPQMHPQSYGQQPNAYNDAYAPYANTSLKQPLSPSHLLQNPLQQAQQSSPNPYHNQSNMMQQYVNPYPKHAMFQKQKPAGSILNSFKGQDGSIDINKMMNTAGQMMNAVNQVSSMVKGLGSMFKV, from the coding sequence ATGAGAGGTCGATTTGGAATGCAACGAAATGTAATGTCGCCTTATCCAACGATGTCAAGCGTTAATGGATATTCAGCTCAAATGTTCCCGCAATCCGTCTATCATCCAAATCATGTGCCACAATTACATTCATATATGCACCCTAGTCAGCCACTACACGCTACTGGATTACCTTATCAACCGCAAATGCACCCTCAATCATATGGACAGCAACCTAATGCATACAATGATGCGTATGCTCCTTATGCAAATACGTCACTGAAACAGCCATTATCTCCATCACATTTGTTGCAAAATCCATTACAACAGGCTCAACAATCAAGTCCAAATCCGTATCATAATCAATCTAATATGATGCAGCAATATGTTAACCCTTATCCGAAACATGCAATGTTTCAGAAACAAAAGCCTGCAGGCTCCATATTAAACTCATTCAAAGGGCAGGATGGCTCCATAGATATAAATAAAATGATGAATACAGCTGGGCAGATGATGAATGCAGTCAATCAAGTTTCATCAATGGTAAAGGGACTAGGGTCTATGTTTAAGGTGTAA
- the nth gene encoding endonuclease III, whose protein sequence is MLTKKDIRFCLDEMGDMFPDAHCELNHQNPFELVIAVLLSAQCTDVLVNKVTRQLFQKYKTPQDYLDVSIDELQQDIRSIGLYRNKAKNIQKLCSILLYEYDGQVPQDRDELTKLPGVGRKTANVVVSVAFGIPAIAVDTHVERVSKRLGICRWKDSVLEVEKTLMRKVPEEEWGVTHHRLIFFGRYHCKAQNPNCPECPLLSVCREGNKRMKVRKD, encoded by the coding sequence GTGTTAACTAAGAAAGATATTCGATTTTGTTTAGATGAGATGGGAGACATGTTTCCTGATGCTCATTGTGAACTTAATCACCAGAATCCATTTGAATTAGTAATAGCCGTACTATTATCTGCTCAATGTACAGATGTCCTTGTTAACAAAGTAACAAGACAATTGTTTCAAAAATATAAAACCCCACAAGACTACTTAGATGTTTCGATTGACGAACTGCAACAAGATATTCGATCCATCGGGTTATATAGAAACAAGGCGAAAAATATTCAAAAGTTATGCTCGATTCTTTTGTATGAATATGATGGACAAGTACCACAAGACCGGGACGAACTGACAAAGCTTCCAGGAGTAGGAAGAAAGACAGCTAATGTAGTGGTTTCTGTCGCATTTGGGATTCCTGCCATTGCAGTGGATACCCATGTAGAGAGGGTCTCAAAAAGATTAGGAATATGTAGATGGAAAGATTCTGTTCTTGAAGTGGAGAAAACGTTAATGAGAAAAGTCCCGGAGGAAGAATGGGGAGTTACTCATCACCGACTAATCTTTTTTGGTAGATACCACTGTAAAGCACAAAATCCTAACTGTCCAGAGTGTCCGTTATTGTCCGTTTGTAGAGAGGGAAATAAGAGAATGAAGGTGCGAAAAGACTAA
- a CDS encoding Hsp20/alpha crystallin family protein codes for MASKYSNDKNKKDPFQEVMNTMNDFFQHRPVKGFLQSIDEFFKAPGPFSLSSFPVHVEETDEEHIITAELPGVKKEQIHIDMYDRYLTISVNNAEIVTEENTNQHILRKRTSMQKTSRTVALPHMIDEKRVKAKYQDGLLTISVPAQKGKRLRIEDH; via the coding sequence GTGGCATCCAAGTATTCTAATGACAAAAATAAGAAGGATCCGTTTCAAGAGGTTATGAATACAATGAATGATTTCTTTCAGCATCGACCTGTTAAAGGGTTCTTACAAAGTATTGATGAATTCTTCAAAGCTCCTGGACCTTTTTCGTTATCAAGTTTTCCAGTACACGTAGAAGAGACGGATGAAGAACATATTATAACTGCCGAACTCCCTGGAGTTAAGAAGGAACAAATACACATAGATATGTATGACCGTTATTTGACTATCAGTGTCAATAATGCTGAGATTGTAACGGAGGAAAATACAAACCAACATATACTTCGAAAGAGAACTTCCATGCAAAAAACAAGTCGAACCGTTGCTTTACCACATATGATTGATGAAAAGAGGGTCAAAGCAAAATACCAAGATGGTCTACTAACCATTTCTGTACCTGCTCAAAAGGGGAAAAGACTAAGAATTGAAGATCATTAG